The Brockia lithotrophica region TCACGAGGTATCCTTCGCGTTCGAGGACCTCTCCGTCGTCGCGAACGGGAAATTGTCCCCCTGCCGCGTAACGCGCGGCGACCTCCGGGGGAACCTCTCCCGTGTGGACGAGCACGGCGTCGAAGCAACGCCCACCTACGTGAGCCTCTACCGCCCGGAGGTGGCCGACAACGCCCAATCCGTCCGTCTCCCCTGGTTGGGTCATGAGGTTGACGACGTAGACCTTTGGTGCGCGCGTGCGACACAGGGCGTCCCGGAGCGCCGGGACGAGGAGGTTGGGGATCAAGCTCGTGAACAGACTGCCCGGGCCGAGGAGCACGAGTTCCGCCTGGAGGATCGCGTCTACGGCCTCGGGAAGGGCCGGGGGCGCCTCGGGAAGGAGGAACACGCGGCGAATCCGCTTCCCTACTTCGGGAATCCGCGACTCTCCGACGACGACCGTACCGTCCTCGAATTCCGCGGCGAGGTTGACGTTCGCATTGGCTGCGGGCAAAACCTTCCCGCGCACGCGCAGGATCCGGCTGAGCTCGAACACGGCGCGGGAAAAATCGCCGTAGATTTCCGTGAGGGCTGCGAGCAAGAGGTTTCCCACGCTGTGGCCGTTCAATGCGCCGTCGGTGTGGAAGCGATACGCCATGAGCCGATCAAGGGGGGCTTCTGCCTCGGCAAGGGCGGTGAGGACGTTTCGCACGTCGCCCGGGGCCGGAATCCCGAGCTCTTCTCGCAGGCGACCCGTCGATCCACCGTCGTCGGCAACGGTAACAATGGCCGTGATCTCAAAGGGACCGCGCTTGAGCCCTCGCAAAAGCTGGGAAAGCCCCGAACCGCCGCCCATGGCGACGACGCGAAAGGTACGCATCTCCCCGGCTCCCCTCTCTTCGTCGCGTGATGTGCTTCTGCACGTCGCCCCGATCCCGGGATCTCCAGACGGACGGTCATTCGGGAGGGGCGCACGCCGAAGATCGCTCGGCTCGCTCGCCTTCCTCCCGGCGGATGTCGCGGTGAAATTGGCGCACTTCATACGTATCCGAAAGCCGGGCGGCAAGTTCCTCGGCAATCGCCACCGAACGATGGCGTCCGCCCGTACAACCGACGGCGATGACGACTTCCGGTTTCCCCTCCCGCTCGTAGCGGGGGAGGAGAAAGCGGAGGAGGTCTTCTACCCGGG contains the following coding sequences:
- a CDS encoding 2-phospho-L-lactate transferase like, CofD-like; its protein translation is MRTFRVVAMGGGSGLSQLLRGLKRGPFEITAIVTVADDGGSTGRLREELGIPAPGDVRNVLTALAEAEAPLDRLMAYRFHTDGALNGHSVGNLLLAALTEIYGDFSRAVFELSRILRVRGKVLPAANANVNLAAEFEDGTVVVGESRIPEVGKRIRRVFLLPEAPPALPEAVDAILQAELVLLGPGSLFTSLIPNLLVPALRDALCRTRAPKVYVVNLMTQPGETDGLGVVGHLRAVEAHVGGRCFDAVLVHTGEVPPEVAARYAAGGQFPVRDDGEVLEREGYLVIRGDFAQMGDTYYRHDGEKVGEALLGLLGEPVGG